gaagaaagagacggaaacaaggaagaacagaagaagaagaaaaataaacaagggaggagatggagaataaagaagaggagacgaagaagaaacaaagaaggagacggagaagaaataaagaaaggaaggagacggagaataaggaaaagcagacgaagaagaagaaagaaagaatgagaaaaaggagaagaaacactaacggaaagacggaaaagaagaagaaataaagaaaaagaaggaggctaagagaaaacggaaaaacagacgaagaagaagaaagaaagaatgagaaaaaaggagataaggataagtccgatatacgaagctgagcctctcccgggctatgcccattaggggagcccggcctgtgtcgactaatgccgactcgctaacgtgtgtcagctggtgcggactcggcttagtccttacccgccgtggtgcccagtcacagcagtaacctccaggcgacaattgcaacttctcgcgcctgggcggggcgcgaaccgccgacccctcggatgagaggccgacacgttactactgtactagcccggaggctaaaaaaaaaaaaaaaaaaaaaggagaagaaacactGACCAGCGAGAAGTCGTTATGAAGGAAGAACCAGCCGGAGACCTGGGAACCCGAGCCGGCGAAGATCCCTTCCTTCACGCCCTGGAAAGCCCTGAAGAGCTCTTGGTGGGCGATCTTCCGGTCCTTCAGCCTTCCCAGGAGCGAGTCCGGGGGCGCCtcctgtgggtgggtgggggggggaagagggggaagaggggagaaggaaggggaggaagggaggcgcgGGTTAGGGCTGGTTAGTGTTAGCTTCGTGTTGGAGAATCCTTGGGTATCAGTTTTgttagcgttattgttattacctatcATTacctattgctatcattatttttatcattaacatcattattatcattattgatatcactatctctcactatttttatcattaacatcattattatcattattgatatcactatctctcactatttttatcaccactattatcatcattgtcataactctcATCATCgttctcatcaccccccccccccccgccccacctggATTGCCCTGTCCATGAGCCCATTCTTGGGCGTGAACAGCTGGATGTCCGTGGCCGCGAACTGGGCCAGGGTGTCGAACGGGAGGTAGAACTTGGGCAGGATCAGCATGGCCTTGAGGTTGGAGCGGTAGACGGCGCCGACCACGAGGGACGCCACGAGCCACACGCCGGCGACCACGCGGACGTGGGCGCTGGAGGGCACGCGAGCCACGGCtgaagacggggggagggggggggggttaagcagcaggaggagggggggaggtggaggggggaagggggggaagaggaggaggaggaggggggagaggaggagggggaaaaggaggagagggaggggggaggaggaggaggaggaggaggaggaggggggggggagagaggaggaggaagaaaaagaggaagaggaggagaaggaggaggacgaggaggaagagaagaaagaggattaggaagaagaggaagaggtggtggttgTGCTGTATAAGACGGCAAACTGTATCTCAGTAAGACTTAAAAGGCTGAGGTTCCAGACTGTCTATTCAATCCCTCTGGACCAAACGCAGTCAGGAGCGCCTCCCTCCAGGGGGAGTGAGGCCAACGGTGACGCAGCGGATGGACTGTGACACCAACGACAAGGGCCGTATGACGAGGCGGAAGATAGGGTGGGAACAGACAGGGTGAACTCCTCAGCCTGAAACTGCTGTCTAAAtcttttattgtctgtctgtacgtctggcCATCTCTGCCTCACGGTGGCAGTGGTGAAAAGATCTTAAACATCGTAACCTGAGCAGtgtattttttgctttattttattttatttatttattcatttatttattttttctaatcagGTAATACGATTTCTTTCGATCGGTGATGTTTTAACCTGAAGTAAGAGGAAAAAGTAATGGATTTTCCTTTGctatatatagatctattttgaattttgtatatctttgtatatttgtctctctctctgtctgtctttctgtctgtctatctgcctgtctatctgtctgtctgtctatctgtctgtctatctgtctgtctgtctgtctgtttatctgtctgtctgcctgtctgtctgtctgtctatctgtctgtccgtctgtttatctatctgtctgtctgtctgtctgtctgtatatctgtctgtctgcttgtctatctgtttgtctgtctatctgtctatctatctatctatctatctctctccctctctctctccctttctctctctctctctccccctccctccctctctctctctctcccctgcaatGCACTCACACTGCCCAAGGAGCGCCGAAAAGGTCCAGAGGAAGGAATTGTTTGCGCTGTCGATGACCTCCTCTCGGATCTGCTGACCTCCACCCGGCCgcttcctctcttgctccctgtaaaagaaaatggaataattcGTTTTCCGGAACATTaagaacagcagcagcagcagcaacccgAGACATCTGGCCGAGGTTCTGGCACGAGACTTAGGAAAGTGAAATATTCCTGTTTCGTTGTGTTCTCACGATTGCCTTTCTTTGGCGAGCATGTGTAATAAAGGTTATTGTTATCGACGATATCAAATCAACATTTTCCTTAGTATAGTGGCAATAAAATAGTACTAAGAGTAATGCAAAAATACGATAAAAGAATTCAGATAAACAATGAGGAATGTAGGATAGATTTTAAAAATGCTGGCTATGAGGCATGGCCATATAATCCTTGGAGATCGTATTAAAGGACTAGTCATTTCATTATACAGAAACGATATAATTTAATCAGTTATACAGTTATCCAGTGTTGTTTTGAATACAGTTATCTGTTTGTAAATGAAAGGGAAattcagacaatatatatatatatatatatataccaataaaatCAGGGCAAATGACTCAAAGGTGTTCATGTTTCCTGAAAGATCTTGAAGCTTCTTGTTCATTCCTGTTTTTGACGGAGCTTCTCGGGCAGATACTTGGCTTGGGCTTCGAACGAAAACCGCGCCTTTCCGAGCTGCCTCCAGTGACGTCACAGGGGTAAACAAACCGCCAACATGGCCGACAGAAAGGAGTGATTGCAGCCAAATTCTCCTGATAATTTACCTATTTTGAGGCCAATAGATAATAGTATAAACTACCAAGTTGTGACCCTATCTATTGAAGATGAAATGGAGGGCAAAATCAACTACCAAATTGTCTTATTACTTATTCTGAAAAAAGTAaaactggaaaagaaagaaagaaagaaaaatctgaagaaaaatcttccattcccttttaCATGTCACGACGCCGTTTTGTTttcgaaatgaaaaggaaaaaaatgcaaaaaatacgagaaaaacgTACATCGTTGTACCCAAAGCTTcaaagaatattaaacaaataagtgTCTTGAGATTTCTTTGTATGGAAAGCGTTTTCaacacggagaaagagaaagagagaaaaatagattttTGCGAGTGGCGTTTTACAGACCTGGGGAGAAACTTTCCACTGAAACCTGAAACAAATCTCCCCAAATTAcgaatgcaaaaaaaagaaagaaaaaagaaagtaaaaaaaaggtgTCAGAGAAGCAAAATATGTAACTGactacaacagagagagagagagagagagagagagagagaaagggagagagagagagagagagagagagagagagagagagagagagagagagagagagagagagagagagagagagcgagagagagagagagagatagagagagagagagagagagagaataacgatgacggaaggagagagaggagagggagatcgaaacaaataataaaataaaataacatcggTACGAAAATATATCTACTTCGCCTTCCATGATAGAATGAGGATTCCTTATTTCTGAATAAGCTGCTGACGAAGGCCAAGATGTATTACTTATTTTCTTAAGTACAAAGTATAAATTATAAAGTGTAAACAAATGCAATACTGAAACGATGGTTGGATAAGTATAGCAGATATTTCAACACTCCGAGTTATCTCTCCGTCAATCTATCTTAATTACAGATACATGCAAATTtacaatacaaacatacagaggaatacatacatatacacattcatttgcaAAATTTGAAACCTGTGCTCTGAACTTTCCACGTGGCTTTAAGCAGAACATGGCATGGCGTGTAAAATGTTTGCAATTATGAGGCAGATGTTTGTATACTCCGTGGACTACCGGTCTGTCTAACGTGTTATGTTTTTATAATTAACTCTAAGGCATACGAATGGGAGGGGGAtatcatacacacgcaaaaagacaacaaaaaaataataataataatcacacacacacacacacacgcacacacacacacacacacacacacacacacacacacacacacacacatatatatatatatatatatatataattatatatctatttatttatctatctatgtctctatacatctatttatatatatatatctagttatttatctatctcttcatctgtaTATCCATACAGAataagaggtgggggagaagatgagagaatcaTGGccgaagataagagaagatacgAGAGATTTCCTCCATAACCTCGGCTACGCCCTGTGCAACCTGAAGCGCCCAGAGGGAAGGGCAGCGGCAGGCGCCGCACTCACGCGTCGCCGCCGGGAGCGAGGGCCTGCCCGAGGTGGACTGCGCCCGTGACCAGGAAGGCGAGGCAGGTGCTGGCCATCACGAGGCTCCACAACTGCAACGGGAATCTCCAAATCTCAATTATTTCGGTTATCTCTAactcttttttcatttccctttcttatatatatatacatatatatatatatatatatatatatatatatatatatatatatatatatatgtcaatgaatatatgtatgtatgcaccatatgcatacagtatatttCCATTCTAAAATCCTTTGCATCATAACAAAAGACCCAGATCCCCTCCCAACGCCTCACCCGCCAATCACATTCCCTCCCAACTCACAACAGACTTTTAAACAGACTTTTAAAACCACGTCCAAAACACGTTCTCTAACTCCTCCCACGTTCACACTTTACCTCCGGCGTAAAAGGTTTCACGAAACCCGCAATATCTGACCCCCGCACTGGCCTCTTGTACATGATGGTCTTCCCGTCCAGCCACAGAGGGACGCTGAAGTCCACTAGCTCATGGCGCTCGTGCAAGGCCGCCATCAGACCGGTCATGTCGACTTCCTAGTAACCATGAGGTGTGAGTTGCATAAGACAGAAgcgttttcattataataattattgctattattatcattatcgtcatcattgtcattcatattaatattgtattcaccatcatcattattattattattattatcatcatccttattatcattatcatcattatcattatcattattattattattatcattattattattattgtcattatcattatcattatcactatcattattattatcgctattatcattatattattatctttattttcaatattatcataattactagatttaccatcatcatgattatcattatattttttattactattatcatcatcatcatcattattattagtattattattattattatcatgttagtgtacgtattatcattaatttaatcattattttcgttattaccattatcattactattgcgaatgctattgttattattattattattattattattatcattattatcattattactatgatctttatcatagtaatggtaatcacCTTTACaattaccattcttattgttcagattattattatcattatcattagtagaagaattattaatcttgttatcattatctttttgtttttgttattattgccattatcgttactcatattatcattatgatctttattattaacaataataatattctttttcttatccttattcttcttcattattagtattttaattattatcttattgttcttcttattatcattattattatcatcattatcattactgttaagattgttgctattattattactacaatcatagttattactattaatattattattattattattattattattattactattatcattattattattgttattattaatattattatcattattaatattacttttattattattattattattgttattatcattattgttattatcataattattatttattgtttttattgtcattattattattaccataattgccattgtcattattaccattactgttattattattgctattatgattatcattatcattgttatcgttgttattattactaatattattgttattgtta
Above is a window of Penaeus chinensis breed Huanghai No. 1 chromosome 19, ASM1920278v2, whole genome shotgun sequence DNA encoding:
- the LOC125035014 gene encoding glutamate receptor 1-like yields the protein MDRGNVLKLEAKGGCDPAPPSALTPCYEVVEPKKYEWTDLVDLAHRSEVDMTGLMAALHERHELVDFSVPLWLDGKTIMYKRPVRGSDIAGFVKPFTPELWSLVMASTCLAFLVTGAVHLGQALAPGGDAEQERKRPGGGQQIREEVIDSANNSFLWTFSALLGQSVARVPSSAHVRVVAGVWLVASLVVGAVYRSNLKAMLILPKFYLPFDTLAQFAATDIQLFTPKNGLMDRAIQEAPPDSLLGRLKDRKIAHQELFRAFQGVKEGIFAGSGSQVSGWFFLHNDFSLTGECNTYMMSELMFQTTSQCLAFPKGSRLKAKVDRVIHGLKEFGILDHLLRRTIHNATECLKPLSAQADNSLRPLELGDFHGVFSIYLGGMVLCTFVFLAERVIGSRAKKRSEVEVTGGQRGRRP